From Coffea arabica cultivar ET-39 chromosome 2e, Coffea Arabica ET-39 HiFi, whole genome shotgun sequence, the proteins below share one genomic window:
- the LOC140036710 gene encoding uncharacterized protein → MTEVIANYNISVNEFAANMAVEGFQSAEVEAIMKAVGENKTWNAIEGLSDTNANLRGLCGTTTAQNVDKTVPPDVQEMAEFAVAEYNRIAGTKLVLIKVLAYVKLVVVFGTFYGLHMLTQDDKGTYKDQALTLKLNNGMKVLLWYKHN, encoded by the exons ATGACTGAAGTCATAGCCAACTACAACATCAGCGTGAACGAATTCGCAGCCAACA TGGCTGTGGAGGGATTCCAATCAGCTGAAGTGGAAGCTATAATGAAGGCAGTTGGAGAAAACAAGACATGGAACGCAATTGAAGGACTCAGTGACACG AATGCCAACCTCCGAGGTTTATGTGGTACTACGACTGCACAAAATGTGGACAAGACAGTCCCTCCTGATGTTCAAGAGATGGCAGAATTTGCAGTGGCAGAGTACAACAGGATAGCTGGGACCAAGCTGGTTTTGATAAAAGTGCTTGCCTATGTCAAGCTGGTTGTAGTTTTTGGCACTTTCTACGGGCTTCACATGTTAACTCAGGATGACAAGGGCACATATAAAGATCAAGCACTAACCTTGAAATTGAACAATGGCATGAAGGTACTCCTGTGGTACAAACATAATTAA